AGTTTTCTTCTCGAGATTTACGACTTTATACAGTTTCTGGAAGAAAAAGAAGATAAAGGGCGGCTTGCGCGGGCCTCCCAAAAGTTGTCCATGAAATCCTTTGAGACAGTCTGGGACAACGAAGAAGACGCCGTCTATGACTCCTTATAAACGTGGAGAAGTAATCCTCGTACCCTTTCCTTTCAGCGATCAGACAGCCGCCAAAAAACGTCCGGCGGTCGTGATAAGCTCCTCTCGCTATAACGCCATATCCAAAGACATTATTATCATGGCCGTCACGAGCAAAACGGACAAGCCGTTTGA
This window of the Nitrospinota bacterium genome carries:
- a CDS encoding DUF2281 domain-containing protein; translation: MSVKEKIKNEIDKLPESFLLEIYDFIQFLEEKEDKGRLARASQKLSMKSFETVWDNEEDAVYDSL